A genomic stretch from Kribbella amoyensis includes:
- a CDS encoding peptide MFS transporter has translation MSAPQSSAAGEKTFLGHPRGLMTLFTTELWERFSYYGMRAILLLYLTDQAYGLGLGQSLGEAVVSIYGASVYLLSVLGGWFADRVFGARKTVLYGGSVIVAGHLCLALPATATAYAGIALVALGTGLLKPNVSTLVGTLYEAGDDRRDSAFSIFYMGINIGSFTAPFVVGFLRREFGFHVAFAAAAVGMTLALIAYLLGRRTLHGRGDTPPNPLTAEDRPTMLKISLAVLAVLAVVFAWSAWRSGGIGPKPVVDAISYLCFLAPIAYFVMLLRSPLVTPVERQQVRAYIPLFVAAMLFFMLFEQAATTLTTFAADRTELDLFGITISPEFFQSVNPFTIIVLAPVFAAIWIKLGDRGPGLGQKFATGLLLAGISFAVMALASSITGTGLASPLWLVLVYVIQTLGELFLSPVGLAATTVLAPKAFLSQMMALWFLAPAAGQAITAQLVQATEDASDTAYFGGLAVVTIAFAVILYFLSPWIRRHADPRKLSAQARQQH, from the coding sequence GTGTCCGCACCGCAATCGTCCGCAGCCGGCGAGAAGACTTTTCTCGGCCATCCGCGCGGGCTGATGACGCTGTTCACCACCGAGTTGTGGGAGCGCTTCAGCTACTACGGGATGCGGGCCATCCTGCTGCTGTACCTGACCGACCAGGCGTACGGGCTCGGGCTCGGGCAGTCGCTCGGTGAGGCGGTCGTCTCGATCTACGGCGCCTCGGTGTACCTGCTGTCGGTGCTCGGCGGCTGGTTCGCGGACCGCGTCTTCGGGGCCCGGAAGACGGTGCTCTACGGCGGGTCCGTGATCGTGGCCGGGCACCTCTGCCTGGCCCTGCCGGCCACCGCGACGGCGTACGCCGGGATCGCGCTCGTTGCCCTCGGCACCGGGTTGCTGAAGCCGAACGTGTCCACCCTGGTCGGCACCCTGTACGAGGCCGGCGACGACCGGCGCGACTCGGCGTTCTCGATCTTCTACATGGGCATCAACATCGGCTCGTTCACGGCGCCGTTCGTGGTCGGGTTCCTGCGCCGCGAGTTCGGCTTCCACGTCGCGTTCGCGGCCGCCGCGGTCGGGATGACGCTCGCGCTGATCGCGTACCTGCTCGGCCGGCGCACCCTGCACGGCCGCGGCGACACCCCGCCGAACCCGCTCACCGCCGAGGACCGGCCGACGATGCTGAAGATCAGCCTGGCCGTGCTCGCGGTGCTGGCGGTCGTGTTCGCCTGGTCGGCGTGGCGGTCCGGCGGGATCGGGCCGAAGCCGGTCGTCGACGCGATCTCGTACCTGTGCTTCCTCGCCCCGATCGCGTACTTCGTGATGCTCCTTCGCAGCCCGCTGGTCACCCCGGTCGAACGGCAGCAGGTGCGGGCGTACATCCCGTTGTTCGTCGCGGCGATGTTGTTCTTCATGCTGTTCGAGCAGGCGGCGACGACACTGACCACGTTCGCGGCAGACCGGACCGAGCTGGACCTGTTCGGCATCACGATCTCGCCGGAGTTCTTCCAATCGGTGAACCCGTTCACGATCATCGTGCTCGCGCCGGTGTTCGCGGCGATCTGGATCAAGCTCGGCGACCGCGGACCGGGGCTGGGGCAGAAGTTCGCCACCGGGCTGCTGCTGGCCGGGATCTCGTTCGCGGTGATGGCGCTGGCGTCGTCGATCACCGGGACCGGTCTCGCCTCGCCGTTGTGGCTGGTGCTGGTGTACGTGATCCAGACGCTCGGCGAGCTGTTCCTCTCCCCCGTCGGCCTGGCCGCGACGACGGTGCTGGCCCCGAAGGCGTTCCTCAGCCAGATGATGGCGCTGTGGTTCCTGGCACCGGCCGCGGGTCAGGCGATCACGGCCCAGCTGGTGCAGGCGACCGAGGACGCGTCGGACACGGCGTACTTCGGCGGGCTGGCCGTGGTGACGATCGCGTTCGCGGTCATCCTGTACTTCCTCTCGCCGTGGATCCGCCGGCACGCCGACCCGCGGAAGCTCTCGGCGCAGGCGCGACAGCAGCACTGA
- a CDS encoding RidA family protein, producing the protein MTNVSIKRLSPPSLVQSPAFSHVAVIPPGATTIYVGGQNSVDADGVLVGEGDVAAQSVRTLENVKTALAAADATFADVVQWTVLFVDGVDVGAAYRAIAPELAGNEPALVTGATVSALGVPGALVEIAVVAAVSRR; encoded by the coding sequence ATGACGAACGTGTCGATCAAACGTCTCAGCCCGCCGAGTCTGGTGCAAAGCCCGGCTTTCAGTCATGTCGCTGTCATCCCGCCCGGCGCAACGACAATCTACGTCGGTGGTCAGAACTCCGTCGATGCCGACGGCGTACTGGTTGGTGAGGGCGATGTCGCGGCACAGTCTGTTCGAACCCTGGAGAACGTCAAGACAGCCCTTGCCGCTGCGGATGCCACGTTCGCTGATGTTGTGCAGTGGACGGTGCTGTTCGTGGACGGTGTCGATGTTGGTGCGGCATATCGCGCGATCGCTCCTGAACTCGCCGGCAACGAACCGGCACTTGTTACGGGTGCCACCGTTTCAGCCCTTGGAGTTCCGGGTGCGCTGGTCGAGATCGCCGTGGTCGCCGCCGTGAGCCGCCGATGA
- a CDS encoding DUF1697 domain-containing protein yields the protein MTSYVALLRGINVGGRNPVGMPALVECFEESGYLNVRTHLQSGNVLFDTDLTDGLELEARLDGLLSERFGISIPTVVRSKDDLAGTVANAPDGHDSEELRSEVFFLKRPLTVEAAMQQMPELREGVDSITPGADVLYFSRVAAQARKTRITRFMSLPVFRQMTVRSWRTTTRLLELSTTPG from the coding sequence ATGACCTCGTACGTTGCCCTGCTTCGAGGGATCAACGTCGGCGGACGAAACCCGGTCGGAATGCCCGCGCTTGTCGAGTGCTTCGAGGAATCCGGGTACCTGAATGTGCGGACGCATCTACAAAGCGGCAATGTCCTGTTCGATACCGACTTGACGGACGGCCTTGAGCTGGAAGCCAGGCTGGACGGCTTGCTCTCCGAGAGATTCGGTATCTCGATTCCCACCGTGGTCCGGTCGAAAGATGATCTGGCCGGAACGGTCGCCAATGCTCCTGACGGGCACGACTCCGAAGAGCTGCGGAGCGAAGTGTTCTTTCTGAAACGACCCCTGACCGTCGAAGCCGCGATGCAACAGATGCCCGAACTGCGAGAGGGCGTGGACTCAATCACTCCCGGTGCTGATGTGCTCTATTTCTCGCGTGTAGCAGCACAGGCAAGAAAAACGCGCATCACCCGATTCATGAGCCTGCCTGTCTTCCGACAGATGACTGTACGCAGTTGGCGCACGACAACACGGCTGCTCGAGCTGTCCACGACCCCAGGTTGA
- a CDS encoding DUF3052 domain-containing protein: protein MSATADHADDKGGEPNMAARLGLESGTVVQELGYDDDCDDAFRDAIQAMTGEAFAGEDTDDVVDAVLLWFREDDGDLVDALFDVLTDLKAGGVVWLMTPKVGRDGYVDASEIAEAAPTAGLSTTSSLTVTENWSATKLVMPKSPRVKK, encoded by the coding sequence GTGAGCGCGACCGCGGACCACGCGGACGACAAGGGCGGCGAGCCGAACATGGCTGCGCGGCTCGGTTTGGAGAGCGGCACGGTCGTGCAGGAGCTCGGCTACGACGACGACTGCGACGACGCCTTCCGCGACGCCATCCAGGCGATGACGGGCGAGGCGTTCGCCGGTGAGGACACCGACGACGTCGTGGACGCCGTGCTGCTCTGGTTCAGGGAGGACGACGGCGACCTGGTCGACGCCCTGTTCGACGTACTGACCGACCTGAAGGCCGGCGGGGTGGTGTGGCTGATGACCCCCAAGGTCGGCCGGGACGGGTACGTCGACGCCAGCGAGATCGCCGAGGCGGCGCCGACGGCCGGTCTGTCCACGACCAGCAGCCTGACCGTGACCGAGAACTGGTCCGCCACCAAGTTGGTGATGCCGAAGTCGCCCCGGGTCAAGAAGTGA
- a CDS encoding peroxiredoxin yields MTTAVPAVGSQAPDFTARNQHGEQFRLSDHRGRRAVVLVFYPYAFSRVCTSELGALRDRPDLLAAADFLAVSCDPMFTLRAYAEAERLEFGLLSDFWPHGAIASRYGVFDADRGAAVRGTFVVDPGGVIRWSVVNPIGEARSVDDYADALASLGLDLG; encoded by the coding sequence GTGACCACTGCCGTCCCCGCGGTCGGCAGTCAGGCACCGGATTTCACCGCCCGGAACCAGCACGGCGAACAGTTCCGGCTCTCGGACCACCGGGGCCGGCGCGCCGTGGTGCTGGTGTTCTACCCGTACGCGTTCAGCCGTGTCTGTACTAGCGAGCTGGGCGCGTTGCGGGACCGCCCGGACCTGCTCGCGGCCGCGGACTTCCTGGCCGTCTCGTGCGACCCGATGTTCACGCTCCGCGCGTACGCCGAGGCCGAGCGGCTCGAGTTCGGCCTGCTGAGCGACTTCTGGCCGCACGGCGCGATCGCGTCCCGGTACGGCGTGTTCGACGCCGACCGGGGGGCCGCGGTGCGGGGGACGTTCGTGGTGGATCCCGGCGGCGTGATCCGCTGGTCCGTGGTCAATCCGATCGGGGAGGCCCGCAGCGTCGACGACTACGCCGACGCGTTGGCGAGTCTGGGTCTCGATCTCGGATAG
- the aceE gene encoding pyruvate dehydrogenase (acetyl-transferring), homodimeric type, producing MPTQLPDIDPDETREWVESLDAVLDERGKARARYLMLKLIERARERQVGVPALRSTDYINSIPPEREPWFPGDEHIERRIRAFIRWNAAVMVSKANRKGLEVGGHIATYQSAASLYEVGFNHFFRGKDHPGGGDQVFIQGHASPGIYARAFLEGRLSSDQLDGFRQEVSRGPRKGLSSYPHPRLMPDFWEFPTVSMGLAALDSIYQARFNRYLHNRGIKDTSQQHVWAFLGDGEMGEPESLGAIGLAAREELDNLTFVINCNLQQLDGPVRGNGKVIQELEAYFRGAGWNVIKVIWGREWDSLLAQDHDGALVNKMNTTPDGQFQTYSVESGEYIRNNFFGGDQRLQQMVSNLSDEDLRKLPRGGHDYRKVYAAFKSATEHVGQPTVILAQTIKGWTIEALEGRNATHQMKKLTSDDLKAFRDRLYLPIEDKDLEDAYNPPYFHPGTDSPEYQYMMERRHQLGGSLPERRVQPKTSLKLPDDTVYKPLAKGSEKTPVATTMALVRLFRDLMKDPEIGHRIVPIAPDEYRTFGMDSMFPTAKIYSPHGQQYEAVDRNLLLSYKEHETGQLLHEGISEAGAMGSMIAAGTSYATHGEPMIPFYIFYSMFGFQRTGDSLWAFGDQLGRGFLIGATAGRTTLTGEGLQHADGHSPLLASTNPAAVHYDPGFAYEVAHIVKDGLRRMYGYGTDERHPYGEDVFYYLTVYNEPVAQPAEPENLDVAALLKGMYRFSEYPAAEGDDAPRVQLLASGVALPWVRKAQEILAEEYSVAADIWSVTSWNELRREAVAAEEHNLLHPEEDERVPFVTEQLKDTKGPVVAVSDYMRSVQDQISRWVPNDYTSLGTDGWGLADTRAAARRHFQVDAESVVVAALEILAKRGDVKREVAAEAARKYRIDDPTAVAGVKQEGAGA from the coding sequence ATGCCGACCCAGCTCCCCGACATCGACCCCGACGAAACTCGTGAGTGGGTCGAATCGCTCGACGCGGTCCTCGACGAACGGGGCAAGGCGCGAGCGCGCTACCTGATGCTCAAGCTGATCGAACGGGCCCGGGAGCGACAGGTCGGAGTGCCCGCACTGCGGAGCACCGACTACATCAACTCGATCCCGCCCGAGCGCGAGCCGTGGTTCCCGGGAGACGAGCACATCGAGCGGCGGATCCGCGCCTTCATCCGGTGGAACGCCGCCGTGATGGTGAGCAAGGCCAACCGCAAGGGCCTGGAGGTCGGCGGCCACATCGCCACCTACCAGTCCGCGGCCAGCCTGTACGAGGTCGGGTTCAACCACTTCTTCCGCGGCAAGGACCACCCGGGCGGCGGTGACCAGGTCTTCATCCAGGGTCACGCCTCCCCCGGCATCTACGCCCGCGCCTTCCTCGAGGGCCGGCTGTCCTCGGACCAGCTGGACGGGTTCCGCCAGGAGGTCTCGCGCGGTCCCCGGAAGGGCCTGTCGTCGTACCCGCACCCGCGGCTGATGCCGGACTTCTGGGAGTTCCCGACCGTCTCGATGGGGCTCGCGGCGCTGGACTCGATCTACCAGGCCCGGTTCAACCGGTACCTGCACAACCGTGGCATCAAGGACACCAGCCAGCAGCACGTCTGGGCGTTCCTCGGCGACGGCGAGATGGGCGAGCCGGAGTCGCTCGGCGCGATCGGCCTGGCCGCCCGCGAGGAGCTGGACAACCTCACCTTCGTGATCAACTGCAACCTGCAGCAGCTGGACGGTCCCGTCCGCGGCAACGGCAAGGTGATCCAGGAGCTGGAGGCGTACTTCCGCGGCGCCGGCTGGAACGTGATCAAGGTCATCTGGGGCCGGGAGTGGGACTCGCTGCTCGCGCAGGACCACGACGGCGCCCTGGTGAACAAGATGAACACCACCCCGGACGGCCAGTTCCAGACCTACTCGGTCGAGTCCGGCGAGTACATCCGGAACAACTTCTTCGGCGGCGACCAGCGGCTGCAGCAGATGGTCAGCAACCTGTCCGACGAGGACCTGCGCAAGCTGCCCCGTGGTGGGCACGACTACCGCAAGGTGTACGCGGCGTTCAAGAGCGCGACCGAGCACGTCGGCCAGCCGACGGTGATCCTGGCCCAGACGATCAAGGGCTGGACGATCGAGGCGCTGGAGGGCCGGAACGCGACCCACCAGATGAAGAAGCTCACCTCGGACGACCTGAAGGCGTTCCGCGACCGGCTGTACCTGCCGATCGAGGACAAGGACCTCGAGGACGCCTACAACCCGCCGTACTTCCACCCCGGCACCGACTCGCCGGAGTACCAGTACATGATGGAGCGGCGGCACCAGCTCGGCGGTTCGCTGCCGGAGCGCCGGGTGCAGCCGAAGACGTCGCTGAAGCTGCCGGACGACACGGTGTACAAGCCGCTGGCCAAGGGCAGCGAGAAGACGCCGGTGGCGACCACGATGGCGCTGGTCCGGCTGTTCCGCGACCTGATGAAGGACCCGGAGATCGGGCACCGGATCGTGCCGATCGCGCCGGACGAGTACCGGACCTTCGGGATGGACTCGATGTTCCCGACGGCGAAGATCTACTCGCCGCACGGCCAGCAGTACGAGGCCGTCGACCGCAACCTGCTGCTGTCGTACAAGGAGCACGAGACCGGTCAGCTGCTGCACGAGGGCATCAGCGAAGCGGGCGCGATGGGCTCGATGATCGCGGCGGGTACGTCGTACGCGACGCACGGTGAGCCGATGATCCCGTTCTACATCTTCTATTCGATGTTCGGGTTCCAGCGCACCGGTGACTCGCTGTGGGCGTTCGGCGACCAGCTCGGCCGGGGCTTCCTGATCGGCGCGACAGCCGGCCGGACCACGCTGACCGGTGAGGGCCTGCAGCACGCCGACGGGCACTCCCCGCTGCTCGCCTCGACGAACCCGGCCGCCGTGCACTACGACCCGGGCTTCGCGTACGAGGTCGCGCACATCGTCAAGGACGGCCTGCGCCGGATGTACGGCTACGGCACCGACGAGAGGCACCCGTACGGCGAGGACGTGTTCTACTACCTCACCGTCTACAACGAGCCGGTCGCGCAGCCCGCGGAGCCGGAGAACCTCGACGTCGCGGCCCTGCTCAAGGGCATGTACCGCTTCAGCGAGTACCCGGCCGCCGAGGGCGACGACGCGCCCCGGGTCCAGCTGCTCGCGTCCGGCGTGGCGCTGCCGTGGGTCCGCAAGGCGCAGGAGATCCTCGCCGAGGAGTACTCGGTGGCCGCCGACATCTGGTCGGTGACCTCGTGGAACGAGCTGCGGCGTGAGGCCGTCGCCGCGGAGGAGCACAACCTGCTCCACCCGGAGGAGGACGAGCGGGTTCCGTTCGTCACCGAGCAGCTGAAGGACACCAAGGGCCCGGTCGTTGCCGTCAGCGACTACATGCGCTCGGTCCAGGACCAGATCTCCCGCTGGGTGCCGAACGACTACACCTCGCTGGGGACCGACGGCTGGGGTCTGGCCGACACCCGGGCGGCGGCGCGCCGGCACTTCCAGGTCGACGCCGAGTCGGTCGTGGTCGCGGCCCTGGAGATCCTGGCCAAGCGCGGCGACGTCAAGCGCGAAGTCGCCGCCGAGGCCGCCCGCAAGTACCGGATCGACGATCCGACCGCGGTCGCCGGTGTGAAGCAGGAGGGCGCGGGCGCCTGA